Genomic window (Panthera uncia isolate 11264 unplaced genomic scaffold, Puncia_PCG_1.0 HiC_scaffold_1629, whole genome shotgun sequence):
ACAGGTTCCAgttagaaactggaaaaaatattcaaagaagaatttGAGGACTTTGGGGAATTTGTTCATCCCTAGGCTGTGAATTTTAAACTGGACAAGGGGTCAGTGATCAGCTGTGTCCTTCTCCGGTTCTTTGCCTTCTGCAGCAGACTGGCAGCGAAGGATAAAGGGAAACCTCCTCAGGGAACTGACTGCTCTGTCGGGAGATAGAAGTTAAATGTAGGACTGTAGTCTTGTGGTACATGGGGGAGTAGAGGCTCATGTGGAGTGTGAAGCCAGGAACCTTTTTCATCTTTGGAATCTGACTCAGTATTAAAAGAGGGCTCATCTTTAGGTAGCCTGTATTCAGGTACTGCTAATGCTTTTCCTAAAAATatacctttcttttcttggtcTAGGTCACTTTTACAAAGAGAAAGTTTGGATTAATGAAGAAAGCCTATGAACTTAGTGTGCTCTGTGACTGTGAAATAGCACTCATCATTTTCAACAGCTCTAACAAACTGTTTCAGTATGCCAGCACTGATATGGACAAAGTTCTTCTCAAGTATACAGAATATAATGAACCTCATGAAAGCAGAACCAACTCGGATATTGTTGAGGTAACACATATCTCTAGTATGCCTGAATTGCAGTTATAATTGAATCTTCCATTTAGTAACTTTAACTGTCAGATTGCTTTTCACATCCAAATTATAAATCAGTTTATATATGTAACTTACGTTTTCTCTGAATCATTTCTTGGAATGATCTAATTATtgctataataatatatacatagatatttttCCCTCTGAATCATTTCTTAGAAGGATCTAATTATTGCTATGTAATGACCCACTTATGCTATAAACATCCTATTTATTGAGACAAAATAAGCTAGGCTGTTGTACTATATACAGCAGTATAATCTAACATTTTATCTATGATTACTTATTTTGTATGAGTTTTAAAGTTAATATTATGAACTATATCACTTGGAATAGTATGAAGTTACAGTTTTAATATGTCTTAATCATTTCATTATGTCAGTGACTACCCACAACTTGAAACACTAATGAAGTGGAAGAAAATGacgtaaatatttgttttgttagtAGTGCTTTAGTTGTGGGGGaagatatcttcattttttttttttaaccttttctgcTGTCCTTCAGGTTCTCTTATAATTCTGCtgacttaaaatgaaaacaaacaaaaaaaattcggGGATTATTTCCATCTTATTCAGAAATAGTGTTTTAAAGCAAGCCCTTCAAAAAGAATCGGTATACtttccccttttattcttttctactgcaaaatctttttataaaagttaaCTTACTGTATATATTTCTAATGGCATTCTAAATTAGCTTTGTACTTgtcatttttgttacatttagagattttgtttcatttttattcaaaaggGAGTCTTTCCCCCCACTAAAAAAGATGCATACTTTGGCTTACTTTTGTAATATTAGAAAACTGTCCCAGTTAATCAGGGATTTCCTTGGTGAAAATACTGAAACCGTGTGAAATGATGCAGAACTAACTATAAATGAAGAACTaactataaaagaagaaatgaagtccTAATCTAGATTTTGAGTTAAGATAAAGATACCTTATTTTGTAGGAATCTAATTTATTTGCCTCCACAGATTAAATGCATTCTAAATTTCCCTATACCGTATTTCTCTACTACAACCATTCCTTTTAATTGATTTAGtttgttactgaaaaaaaaaattctgctacttataattttttttaaaaaagcacttctGTTACTTTTTAGCAATTAATTAATTGCAATGAGAAGTAAAAGCATCACGTAATTACAGCTACAACTCATCTCTGTGCTTGTTGCccacagttttatttaaatggtTCACTGCTGTGAACATCCCCTGAAATGTGTATGAAGCTTTTGATTTTGCCCTTGTTGATCATTTCAGTTAAACTACATGATAACCTCTTACCCAAACCCCTTCATGCAATTATGTTTATATCAATTGTAAGTTACTTTGTATTATTTAGCATTTGTGGTTTTAGCAATACAAGTCAGTAGACCCTGTTATATATCATAATGCATTTTGAattgtaattttataaattacagGATCCTTATTTGGGTAATCTTATCAGAGACTTCATAACTGGATTTCCTTGAAATGGAGATTATCCCTGGTGTGTTtgatttaaaatcttattttaaaaatctctatagCTTATCAAAAGCTCCACTGCCTAAGTCAAAGAAACAGAGTTGACTTTTATGATGCCAACAGATAGATACTCAAGCTAGTTTCATTGTAGAAGGCA
Coding sequences:
- the LOC125917259 gene encoding MEF2 transcription factor homolog isoform X1 yields the protein MGRKKIQITRIMDERNRQVTFTKRKFGLMKKAYELSVLCDCEIALIIFNSSNKLFQYASTDMDKVLLKYTEYNEPHESRTNSDIVEVTHISSMPELQL
- the LOC125917259 gene encoding myocyte-specific enhancer factor 2C-like isoform X2, with the translated sequence MGRKKIQITRIMDERNRQVTFTKRKFGLMKKAYELSVLCDCEIALIIFNSSNKLFQYASTDMDKVLLKYTEYNEPHESRTNSDIVEGCSGAAGKGKK
- the LOC125917259 gene encoding MEF2 transcription factor homolog isoform X3, with product MGRKKIQITRIMDERNRQVTFTKRKFGLMKKAYELSVLCDCEIALIIFNSSNKLFQYASTDMDKVLLKYTEYNEPHESRTNSDIVEQLLVLAPGS